In Planctomycetaceae bacterium, the DNA window ACCGGTCACTGTTGCCTTTCGTCACAACGGATCATGTGATCATCCGTGAAGCGATCGGGGGCAAGGAAACTCGCCTGACAGGTGTGATCGAAGACCTTCGCGGCGATGTCGTTCAGTTGCGTCGTGGTTCAGGTGAACCGATGCGAATTCACCTGCGGGAAGTCATCGAACTTCAGTTTCAGAAGTCCGCTGATTTCGACCTGGGACTGCTGCACATGCAAAAACGCCAGTGGAACGAAGCACTAATGGCGTTCGACCAGGCATTTCTGGTTGAGCATCGCGAATGGGTACGCCGGGAATTGCTTGCGGCATCCTCTGAAGCTCTGCTCGCAATGGGGCAATTGAAAGCAGTCCCGCCTCGGATCGCAAAGATTGCGGAATCAGATCCTGAAACTCGACACGTTGGCTTGCTGCCGATGGTCTGGGATCACCGAATGCCAACCGACAAGCGATATCCCGCAACGGGAACGGATTTGAGTGCTGTTTCACCGCTGATTCAGCTGACCGCCGCGTCTGTGCTGCTGGATCAACCCGAATTTAAAGATTCAGCAACCCAGACATTGACGACCCTGCGACTGAACGGACAGCCATTCGTTCAGCAGCTCGCAGAAGCACAGATGTGGCGTACAAGAATCATCGATGCTTCACTCCTCAAACCCTCTGATGCTCAGCGAATGTCTGACCGAGTCAGAGATTTCGATCGTTCCATTCGCAGTGGTCCCGAATTTCTGCTCGGACGCTCTTTCATGATTCTGCACGATTACGATAACGCGGCCATTCATCTCATGTGGCCCTCGTCATTGCACACCCCCGACAGGTACCTTGCCTCGGTCAGTCTCTCTGAAGCTGCCGAAGCTCTCGAACGGTCGGGTCGGATTGGTGAATCGGTGATCGCTCGACAGGAGTGGCAAACGCATTTCGGAAAGCTCGACGTCAGTGACAAGTAACTGAATCGGTTGCGTAACTTGCCGGCACAGAAAAACGATTGCGTACTCTTTAAACAGGACTCATTTCATGCACTGCCAGAGACCATTCATTCCCGCATGGACTCGATTCTCCACGACCATCACTCTTCTTTTCGGAGTCATTACGTTGGTGCCTTCTGCCACTGAAACAGCTATCGCTCAAAGTCTGCGTTCACCGCAGGTCAACGACGACAACACAGTCACGGTGCGTCTGAAGGCAGCCAACGCGAAGGAAGTCGTCGCCAACATTGCGGGGCAGAGGCTGAAACTGACGCAGAATGAAGGTCGTATCTGGGAGGGTACATCTGCCAGTCTGCCAGCGGGCATTCACGACTATACGTTCCAGGTGGATGGAACAATGATGATCGATCCCTCGAACCGCAACGTCAAGAAGTGGCTAACGATGGCGAGCATGGTGGAAATTCCGGGCAAACCAGCACTGCTGACCGAAATGCAGTCGGTTCCACACGGATCCATTCAACGTTGCTTCTACCCATCCAGCACCGTCGGGACCCAGCGTCCGGTGATGGTCTACACGCCGCCGGATTACCACGCCGTACAGGAAACCAAATACCCTCTGGTTCTGTTGCTCCACGGATTTGGTGATGATGAAACAGCGTGGACCGAAGTCGGCCGCGCGAACTTCATCGCCGATAACCTCATTGCTCAGGGAAAGATCGGCCCTTGTATCATCGCGATGCCATATGGGCACCCCGTCCCGGTGCCCGTTGAACAACGGCCGGATGACTATTTCGCATCCAACAATGATGTGTACGAACAGGACATCATGAAAGACCTTCTTCCCTTTCTGGAATCACGGTATTCTGTACGCAATGACAGGGAGGGGCGAAGCATCGTGGGACTGTCGATGGGAGGAGGTCACGCGCTTGATACCGGGTTGAAGAATATCGAAAAATTCTCCGCCATTGGGGCATTCAGTGCGGCCGTCCCTCAGCTCAGCAACGACGATCTGATTATCAAATATCCCGCTCTCGCCGGTCCATCACCTGCCGCGAACCAACTACAGCACTTGTGGATCCCCATCGGGGACAAAGACTTTCTTCTGCAGCGCAACCAGTCCTTCATTGAACAAATTCGGGAGAATCACGTTCAGTTTGACTTCCACCTCACAAGCGGCGGCCACGAATGGAAACTCTGGCGTGAGTATCTTCCTGAATTTCTTATTAAAGTAGTCGGGAAGTAGCGGGACGAAGTCATTCGTTCCAATGACCGGGATTCAAATTCACGGTGGCCGACTTGAACCGGGTCTCCATGAGTTGATGCAGAACGATTCACCCAAGTAATGTTTTTCAGCGACGTGATGAACTTCGCACGACGCGAATGAGCCACCCGGTGATCGTCAGCCCGGTGATCGTCAGCGACGCGCCGGGCGGAGTGTTCATCCGCCGGAGTTCAGTTGCCAGATGCTGAAGTTCAATATGCTGGCGAATGTGACCCAGCTAAGGTACGGCACCATGAGCCAGCCGGCAGACTTCGATCGCGCGAAGAATGCCACGGTCGTGGCCAGAATCGCGAGCCAGAGGACGACAATTTCAACAACAGCCCAGCCTATCTGGTGCATTCCGAAGAAGATCCACGACCACCCAACGTTTAGGGCCAACTGGACGGCAAACAGTGATAAGGGAGTGACGGCTGCCCTGAATCCTGCCGGTTTCCAGACGATCCATGCGGAGATCCCCATGAGAACAAACAGTGTCGTCCAGACCGGACCAAACACCCAGTCTGGTGGATTCCATTCTGGTTTGACGACTGTCCGATACCAGCCATCAATCTGAGGCGTGGTAGCGGCGGCCCCAAGCCCACCCGCTCCCACGCAGACCAGAACAAACAGAACCAAACCAATCCAGCGTGTCCGCTGCTTCATCAGTGAACTCCGAATCCGAACTGTGGGATGATAAGCCGACTGACCGTGTTACTGACGCGACAGCCGTCAGGCCATTTTTCCCGGCGATGCTTACAGACAGGCAAAGTTCATTCTCGAAAAGATCGTTGCTGCGTTGGCTGACATTCGTGCATCGCTCTCAGACGTGACTCGCACTTGTATGTTCGTCACCGACGTCAGCGGATGGGAAGAAATCGACAAAGCCCATGGTGATGTATTCGCTAACATCCGACGGGCAGCTACGATGTTCGAAGTCAGCAGGCAAATTGGTCCACAATATCCGGGCGAGATTGAAGTCAATGCTGTTGTCAGTCGAGGATCTGTGGAGTGATACATGAATGCCGCGCGTGATGGAATACCGAAAGAATACCTGGCTGCCACCGATGTCATTGACTACGCCGCTCCCGATGTTCGTACATTGGCAGCCGAGATCAGGGACGCGCAAACGGAGGATTCAGTTGTCGCGCCGCTGCTTCGAGTGGGTTCGAGATCACATCGAACACAGTCTGGACTTTCAACGGGCTGAACTAACTTGTCGTGCGTCTGACGTGCTGGCAAAACGCACCGGCTACTGCTACGCAAAAAGTCACCTGCTGGCCGCACTGCTGAGAGCCAACGGCATTCCTGCAGGTTTCTGTTACCAGCGACTCACTGTTGAAGGAGACCACCCTCCGTATTGCCTGCATGGGCTGAATGCCGTCTATTTGAACGGCCACGGCTGGTATCGCATCGATGCACGAGGCAATAAGCCGGGCGTCACCGCTCAGTTTACTCCGCCCTTGGAACAACTGGCATTTTCGACATCAACTCTCGGCGAATTTGATTTTCCGGAAGTCTGGGCTGAGCCGTTGCCTCCCATTGTTGAAGCGATGCAACGTCACTGCGACGTAAAGAGTCTTGCCGAATGCCTTCCTGATCTGACAATTGACCAGATGAAGCAACTTCGAGAACAACCGCCGATTCCCCCAATGCTCCTCAGTTGTGAGACTGCGACATGACCGATTCCTCAAACATTGGTGCCGAAGTCATCACAAGTGCCATCACTTCCTTTCGAGCCAACATGGGCTGGGCTGACAAAGCCATTGCCCAATTGCCCGACGACAATCTGCACGTCGCTCTTGATGACAACACAAACAGCATTGCCGTCATCATGAAGCACGTCGCCGGAAATCTGAAATCCCGCTGGACTGACTTCCTGACTACAGACGGCGAGAAGCCGTGGCGCAATCGAGACGACGAGTTCGTGGATACGTTCACCAGTCGTCAGGATGTGTTGAAACACTGGGAAGAAGGCTGGGCCTGTTTGTTCAAGACGCTGGAATCACTTCAGCCGGACGACTTATCGAAGACCGTGACCATTCGGGGCGAGCCGCACACAGTTCCGCTGGCGATTCACCGGTCACTCGCTCATTGTGCCTACCACGTCGGTCAAATCATGTTGTTGGCTCGCATTCTGGCAGGCGATCACTGGGAGACGATCACAATTCCCCGTGGCTCGTCGAAGGAATTCAACAAGTCTCTCTGGAAGAAGGGGACGGAAAACACATGAAGCTAATCGAGATCGGCGAGACTGGGAACCTGCCGAAAGGCATGATTGCAGATGATTTCCTTCAAGCCGTCATTGAGGCCACGGTGGCGCACTATCAACGTGTCGGATTCGTGCCGCCATGGCTTGGATTTATCGGCGTCGATGATGATGTTCCGGTTGGTGTTTGTGGGTTCAAAGGACCACCGACTGATGGACGAGTTGAGATTGCTTACGCCGCAGCACCCGGACACGAAGGCAAAGGTGTTGCGACTGCCCTCGCCCGAGAACTCGTGAAGATCGCTCAGGCTAACGACGACACGCTGACGGTGTTCGCTCAGACACTTCCCGAGGAGAACGCATCGACAAGCATTCTGAAAAAGCTCGGCTTCGTCATGACTCGCACGGTCGATCATCCGGAAGATGGTTCCGTCTGGGAATGGGAACTTCCGAGGGATTCTGGAATCTGACGCCGAAGTAGGTTCTTCATCGGGAGAAATTTAACATGGCACGATCACTGGACGTGATTCTTGTGGTTGATCTGGAATCAACTTGCTGGGAAGGCGAACCACCGGCCGACCAATCCAGCGAAATCATTGAGATTGGACTGTGCCCCGTCGATCTGAAGACGCTGACACGACTGGAAAAACGCAGCATTCTCATTAAGCCCGTCAAGTCTGAGATCAGCCAGTTCTGCACGGAACTGACGACGCTCACGTCCGACATGTTTTCCAAAGCGGGAAGTCTGACCGATGCGGTGCGGATACTGAAGAAAGAGTACTCTGCCAAAGATCGTCTGTGGGCAAGCTGGGGCGACTATGACCGTCGGCAGTTTGAGCGAGTCTGTCAGGATCAGAACGTTGGCTATCCGTTCGGCCCGAGCCATCTGAACGTCAAGTCGCTGTTCGCTGCTGCCGTTGGGACCGAGCACGAAATGGGCCTCGACGGAGCGTACAAGCATCTGGGTCTCACGATGGAAGGAACACACCACCGAGGAGACGACGATGCGTGGAACATCGCTGAAATCCTGTGTCGGCTGCTCAAGTCAATGAGGGGCGGAAACACTGGCTGCTGAATACTACTCGCCGCACGCTTCCTTCTCGAAGGGATTCTCACGGTATCCGTCTTTTCCCCTGAGTCGCAGATACAGGTAGCACACATAGTAAGCTGGCAACAGGAATGGTCCCCAGCGTTCGTATTGCCGAACGTGAACAAGTTCATGCCTCCTGCAGAGTTCAAGTGCCGATTCTGTTCGACCGAGGATCACGTGGCCCAACGCCATCGCCATGACATAATCGCTGAAGAGATGGGACAGAATCCAGCAAACGCCACCATTGCAGAATTCCAGTGGCAACCTCCGAAGCACTTTACCACCGGTACACAGCCCCACCGCCCCGATCATCAGGCCAAGGACAGTGTAGGGCAATGCCCAGACGATTTTGAAAAGGCGAACTAATAACATGCAGCAATTCTATCGGTGAATACTCAGCCTTAAACAGGCTTGCGAACAACGGCAGTCGTCACAAAATCGCTCTGCTGGTCCACAGAAACATCTTCACCGTTGCCCTGTACGACAGATGCGATCATTGTTGAGTTGATGATTCGTGAAAACTCACGATTCGGATTGATGATTCGTGCGGTGTGAAGCAGACCAATGATTCCATCACCAATCTGCTTCAGACTGTTGTTGATGATCAGAATCTGAAACGACGTGTTGTCAAAGGCGTCAATATACGTAGTGTAATTGGAAAGCCGATTCTGCCCGTCCGGGAACATGGGATTGAACTGGTCCAGAAACTCAGCCGGAGTCAAACCGAGATCGTATGCGCACTTTGAGTAATCCGATAACTCCACGTGACTTTCAATTCGTGAAGGTTCATAGCCCAACATCAGGATGGACTCATCAGGGCCGCCGTCACGGTGAGGCTTCGTTGTCACCTGCTGATCAAATCTGGTGAGCGACTGATAAACAAGTTCATGGCCTCGGTGCCTGCGTTCAAGTCGGTCAAACTCATTCTTCAAACCAATCATCAGCCGCCGCTGAGATTCGGAACCGTAGGCCGGACCAAGGTTAATCAAAGCAAATCCCGGCTCACTGAAGTCCGTTCGGAAGACACGGTGATAAACGGACTCAGCAATCACACGCGGTGCGTGAATTTCTTCGGTCATGGTATCCTCCTGTTTGGGTCGTACGACATAGCGACACCGCAATCGAGACAGAGTTCAATCTTCAACTCGTTTTCAGCGAACCATTCCAGACAGCCGGTGTCCGAGGCGGCAACTCTTACCCAGTTGGAGGTGTACCATGCGACATACGAACCACGAACAATTCGACGAACAGCCATTTTTTTTGAGACGATGAGCAGGCGACGCCGAGGCTATCCGTCCGAAACGCAGGTCAAGCGTGGAGTGCAAGTCGTCAACGGCGGCAAGCTGCTGGAGGAAAAGCTCGGCAGGAATGATCTCTGCCCCTGCGGTTCCGGCAATCGCTTCAAGAAATGCTGTCTCTCGAAAGGCTGCTTTTGATGGCGTGAACCGGGATCACTACTTTAGGGACTGAGAAGGGTAACGCCCTTCACCGGTAGGCGCTTCACTCGATGAGAATTCGCTCTCGATGGTCGCTCGCTAAAGAACTGGGCTTAACGCAGTCTGCAATGAAACGAAAGCCTACTCAGTTCAACGAAACCGAGCGGGCTTTTGTGTTTGGACTGATCAACAAGGTGAGTCATGGAAGCGGTCGTTCGTCGGGCTGCAAGCATCGGGAAATCGTCCTTCTACAAGGAACGGTTCTTCTCCACGCACGTGCGGATCAGCCTCGATCTGTTGCGAACTCGGAATCGAGGAACGACGACTACTCACGATGTGTCTGGAGACTCGTAGCAGCCGTTCGTCATCGACAATACAAACTCCGACTCGGGAAGAGCGATGGAAATATATCGCGCTCTGCGAAGTCCGCCAATTATTCGGTGGTCGGATACTACTTCCGGTCCAAAGCCGAAGAGTGCCTCGCTCCGAATCAGCAGCGAACGGATCAGGTGCCGGATGTCGGCGTCTTATCCACGGCCAGGAAACTGGAACTGCCAACATCAGAAGAAGGGTTCAACACCCTGAAATACGTCCGACTGACGGAAGACGGATTCGTCGTCGAGGAGTGGAACGATGAAGTTTGATGATCTCGACAAGAAGATGCGGGCTCGAGACTGCTGCCGATCTGTGCGTGCTGCCCAGCATGCTTTATGGTCGCCGTCTCGATGGTCGCAGTTTCACCCGGCTGACCAAAGATTTGTGCCAGTTTGAAGCTCCGTTCGACCTGCGCTTCCGTGACCTGATGGTGTCCACCACGGAGTCGCTGATGACTGCGGTTTCCGCGCTGTACGCCTATACGGAAAGTGACGAGGATTTCGCTGTTGTTCGATCCGGCTGAACAACTCTTCGGCCGCAAGCTGCGGGAAATACAACTCGACACTGGCTGGTGAAGCCAGTGCTCAGTTTTCCTCCGTCTCGGGAAACCGGCGTGTTTCGATTGCCGAATCTCCCAGTTGCCCTCGACGGAACTGGCTTGTGGACTACTTCCGCTGGCGTAACGAGGATGCCGCTCTGCAACGCTTGAGCGCATGGTGCTACTGGACGCTCCGCAAGGATGGCCAAAGCGAGCAGCAGGCCACGAAGCGGCTGCTCGGCCTGTCCGTGAGTCAGAAGAACGAGTTGCTGTTCCAATATGGGATCAATCAACGATCTCCGAACTGGCAGAAGCGTCGGATTTGTACTGGGAAGAGTACG includes these proteins:
- a CDS encoding transglutaminase family protein gives rise to the protein MSRRCFEWVRDHIEHSLDFQRAELTCRASDVLAKRTGYCYAKSHLLAALLRANGIPAGFCYQRLTVEGDHPPYCLHGLNAVYLNGHGWYRIDARGNKPGVTAQFTPPLEQLAFSTSTLGEFDFPEVWAEPLPPIVEAMQRHCDVKSLAECLPDLTIDQMKQLREQPPIPPMLLSCETAT
- a CDS encoding 3'-5' exonuclease, whose product is MARSLDVILVVDLESTCWEGEPPADQSSEIIEIGLCPVDLKTLTRLEKRSILIKPVKSEISQFCTELTTLTSDMFSKAGSLTDAVRILKKEYSAKDRLWASWGDYDRRQFERVCQDQNVGYPFGPSHLNVKSLFAAAVGTEHEMGLDGAYKHLGLTMEGTHHRGDDDAWNIAEILCRLLKSMRGGNTGC
- a CDS encoding alpha/beta hydrolase-fold protein, whose protein sequence is MHCQRPFIPAWTRFSTTITLLFGVITLVPSATETAIAQSLRSPQVNDDNTVTVRLKAANAKEVVANIAGQRLKLTQNEGRIWEGTSASLPAGIHDYTFQVDGTMMIDPSNRNVKKWLTMASMVEIPGKPALLTEMQSVPHGSIQRCFYPSSTVGTQRPVMVYTPPDYHAVQETKYPLVLLLHGFGDDETAWTEVGRANFIADNLIAQGKIGPCIIAMPYGHPVPVPVEQRPDDYFASNNDVYEQDIMKDLLPFLESRYSVRNDREGRSIVGLSMGGGHALDTGLKNIEKFSAIGAFSAAVPQLSNDDLIIKYPALAGPSPAANQLQHLWIPIGDKDFLLQRNQSFIEQIRENHVQFDFHLTSGGHEWKLWREYLPEFLIKVVGK
- a CDS encoding GNAT family N-acetyltransferase, which codes for MKLIEIGETGNLPKGMIADDFLQAVIEATVAHYQRVGFVPPWLGFIGVDDDVPVGVCGFKGPPTDGRVEIAYAAAPGHEGKGVATALARELVKIAQANDDTLTVFAQTLPEENASTSILKKLGFVMTRTVDHPEDGSVWEWELPRDSGI
- a CDS encoding Rid family hydrolase translates to MFPGDAYRQAKFILEKIVAALADIRASLSDVTRTCMFVTDVSGWEEIDKAHGDVFANIRRAATMFEVSRQIGPQYPGEIEVNAVVSRGSVE
- a CDS encoding tRNA(His) guanylyltransferase Thg1 family protein, which encodes MISTRRCGLETAADLCVLPSMLYGRRLDGRSFTRLTKDLCQFEAPFDLRFRDLMVSTTESLMTAVSALYAYTESDEDFAVVRSG
- a CDS encoding TspO/MBR family protein is translated as MKQRTRWIGLVLFVLVCVGAGGLGAAATTPQIDGWYRTVVKPEWNPPDWVFGPVWTTLFVLMGISAWIVWKPAGFRAAVTPLSLFAVQLALNVGWSWIFFGMHQIGWAVVEIVVLWLAILATTVAFFARSKSAGWLMVPYLSWVTFASILNFSIWQLNSGG
- a CDS encoding SEC-C metal-binding domain-containing protein, producing the protein MSRRRRGYPSETQVKRGVQVVNGGKLLEEKLGRNDLCPCGSGNRFKKCCLSKGCF
- a CDS encoding DUF1572 family protein; protein product: MTDSSNIGAEVITSAITSFRANMGWADKAIAQLPDDNLHVALDDNTNSIAVIMKHVAGNLKSRWTDFLTTDGEKPWRNRDDEFVDTFTSRQDVLKHWEEGWACLFKTLESLQPDDLSKTVTIRGEPHTVPLAIHRSLAHCAYHVGQIMLLARILAGDHWETITIPRGSSKEFNKSLWKKGTENT